From the Litoribacterium kuwaitense genome, the window GGCTTTATGGGCGAAATCACTGAGTCCGCACAAATGCTGAGTACGATGGCAGAAGAGCTTCAAACGACTTTAAGTCGGTTTACCGTTGGGGAAAATAAAGACGTTTCGTAAGTTATGAAAATCCGACAAGACCATTCAACCCTTGGTTCAAATACCAAGGGTTGAATGCCCTATAGAACTCGGCGTATCTATTAGATGATGTAGATATAGTCTCAACGGACAGAAAAAGCCGAGCGTCTTCTCAAAAGCCTTAGTGTTTCACATGAAACTTCCTTGTTGTTCCCACGCTGTCTTCCCTTAAAAAAACCCTTAAACCATCATTTTATTATGTATTTTAAATACACTAACATCCTATGTTATAGGCTCTACCAAAGGCCTGCATATTAAAAATAAATACAAAAAATGAGCTTAATCAAGGAGGATCATATGAAAAAGCAACTCAAAAACAAAGACCTCAGCAAATCTCGCGGGATCTTCAAAAGTATATCGACGAAATTATCCTCCGTTCTATTGATTGCCATTGTCTTAGTTTTTTCAGCAACTGGATGGCTTATTCATTCGTCGACGAAAGAACAAATGGTGAAAGATATCGAAGCGAGTCTCGCCACAAAAAGCAGTGCCGTCTCTGATCAAGTCGATGCGATGTTTGCGGAAAAAGCGACCATTGTAAAACAGATGGCCGCGAATCAAGACATGATAGACTTGGTAAAGTCTGTGCAGCCAACAGATGATGTAATGTCCAATACACATTTTAAGAGTGTAATGAAATCCTTAGAAAATGTCGCTCGTACAGATCAATCACTCGTAACTGTATGGGTAGCTGGAAATTCAGCTAATTTCATCCTTGGCAATAATCATCTCGCTGAGGGAAACTATGACATAAAAAGCCTACCATGGTATGAAGAGGCACTCAGCCAGACGGATGTCTTTTTTACCGAGCCTTATTACGATGACATTACCGAAAAAACGGTGTTAACAGCGGCTCTCCCAATTCATGATCAAGGAGAAATAAAAGGGTTTGTCGGTGTTGATTTGCTATTAGATCAGCTTCCCCAGCTCATGCAATCATATAACCTTGAAGAAAATGTGTATACGTTCTTATTATCAAAAGATGGAACTGTGCTGTACCATCCGGATGAAGAGCTGATTTTGAACCAAAAGCTACCCGACATTGAAGGAGATTTAGGTCAAATTGGTTCAGCGATGGTCGAGGGCGACATTGGCTTAAGATTAAGCTGGGTCAATGACCGAAGCGAATACATCGGCTACTCACAAGTACCAACTGCCGATTGGTCGGTCGGTGCTGCCATCCCTGCAGAAGATGCCTTGTCAGGTCTTGATTCGATCACAATCAATATGGTCGTTTATTTCGTTGTCGCGTGTGCCCTATTAATCCTCATTGTCTATG encodes:
- a CDS encoding PDC sensor domain-containing protein; protein product: MKKQLKNKDLSKSRGIFKSISTKLSSVLLIAIVLVFSATGWLIHSSTKEQMVKDIEASLATKSSAVSDQVDAMFAEKATIVKQMAANQDMIDLVKSVQPTDDVMSNTHFKSVMKSLENVARTDQSLVTVWVAGNSANFILGNNHLAEGNYDIKSLPWYEEALSQTDVFFTEPYYDDITEKTVLTAALPIHDQGEIKGFVGVDLLLDQLPQLMQSYNLEENVYTFLLSKDGTVLYHPDEELILNQKLPDIEGDLGQIGSAMVEGDIGLRLSWVNDRSEYIGYSQVPTADWSVGAAIPAEDALSGLDSITINMVVYFVVACALLILIVYVLTRHMLKPIPKMMSVLKQLASGDLTPRLHIQSKDEM